The following are encoded together in the Candidatus Methylomirabilis oxygeniifera genome:
- a CDS encoding Histidine kinase, HAMP region:chemotaxis sensory transducer, which produces MQRFKNLKTMTKLLLAFAIVSVIAGALGYLGIRNMGIMNAGTENIYQVQLLPSLELARMRGLSLQIRARVWQAIAAPTLTEAMDSIDRIHDLQKELDEAREQFVPTIRSQEVRETFETYVKADKEYETVREEGTIKAILAGNREATMTAAKVAGEKLQVSNQALNHVIEVKKGIATKKFEEAQSVYASSRVTMIGFVVGGLLIGLALGYFIANLIAQALKRIMAATELAASGDLTVRIAVDTKDELGLMGAAFNRMLESFHDSMREVQQASNHTAAASQQLAAGSEELSSGAQEQAASLEETAASLEQMTSTVKQNADNARQANQMAVSTRNEAEQGGSVVQAAVASMEAISASSKQIAAIITTIDEIAFQTNLLALNAAVEAARAGEQGRGFAVVASEVRALAQRSAAASKEIKALITDSVAKVEDGARLVHQSGDTLTEIMASIKKVADLVAEISAASQEQAQGIEQVNKAVTQMDSVTQSNAAQTEQLSSTAQSLAAQAEELSAQVAKFKLAYGAAVGSQPSAVSQEPRSKVVPFKGKARSKSDAPKVVAAATGTDAAYGTFEEF; this is translated from the coding sequence ATGCAGCGGTTTAAGAATCTCAAGACCATGACCAAATTGTTGCTGGCGTTCGCGATCGTCAGCGTCATCGCAGGCGCGCTGGGCTACTTAGGCATCCGCAACATGGGCATCATGAACGCCGGCACCGAAAATATCTATCAGGTGCAACTCCTGCCCAGCCTTGAGTTGGCCAGAATGCGCGGCCTCTCGCTCCAGATCCGAGCCCGGGTATGGCAAGCCATCGCCGCCCCCACCCTCACTGAGGCCATGGATTCGATCGATCGAATCCATGACCTGCAGAAGGAACTCGACGAGGCGCGTGAACAGTTTGTCCCAACCATCCGGAGCCAGGAGGTACGGGAGACCTTTGAAACCTATGTGAAGGCCGACAAGGAATACGAGACCGTCAGAGAAGAGGGAACCATCAAGGCCATCCTGGCCGGTAACCGCGAAGCCACCATGACGGCGGCCAAGGTCGCCGGTGAGAAGCTCCAGGTCTCTAACCAGGCCCTCAACCACGTCATCGAGGTCAAAAAGGGCATCGCGACGAAAAAGTTTGAGGAGGCGCAGTCGGTGTACGCCTCAAGCCGGGTCACGATGATCGGCTTCGTCGTCGGCGGTCTACTGATCGGTCTGGCGCTGGGATACTTCATCGCGAACCTGATCGCTCAAGCGCTGAAGCGGATCATGGCGGCCACGGAGCTGGCTGCCTCCGGCGATCTCACGGTGCGGATTGCGGTAGACACCAAGGACGAACTCGGCCTGATGGGGGCGGCATTCAACCGGATGCTGGAGAGTTTCCACGACAGCATGCGGGAGGTGCAACAGGCCTCCAACCATACCGCCGCCGCCTCCCAACAGCTCGCCGCCGGCAGCGAGGAGCTCTCCAGCGGCGCCCAGGAGCAGGCTGCCTCCCTGGAAGAGACGGCCGCCTCTCTGGAACAGATGACCTCGACCGTCAAGCAGAACGCCGACAACGCCCGCCAGGCCAACCAGATGGCGGTCAGCACACGGAACGAGGCCGAGCAGGGCGGAAGTGTGGTCCAGGCTGCCGTGGCCTCCATGGAGGCGATCAGCGCCTCCTCCAAGCAGATTGCCGCCATCATCACCACCATCGACGAAATCGCCTTCCAGACCAACCTGCTGGCGCTGAATGCCGCCGTCGAAGCCGCCCGCGCCGGGGAGCAGGGCCGGGGCTTTGCCGTGGTGGCCAGCGAGGTCCGGGCGCTTGCCCAGCGATCCGCCGCCGCCTCCAAGGAGATCAAGGCGCTGATCACCGACTCCGTCGCGAAGGTCGAAGACGGGGCCAGGCTGGTCCATCAGTCCGGCGACACCCTGACCGAGATCATGGCCTCTATCAAGAAGGTGGCCGACCTTGTCGCCGAGATCTCGGCCGCCTCGCAGGAGCAGGCGCAGGGGATCGAGCAGGTCAACAAGGCCGTCACCCAGATGGATAGTGTCACCCAAAGCAACGCCGCCCAGACCGAGCAACTCAGCTCAACCGCGCAGTCGCTGGCAGCGCAGGCCGAGGAGCTGTCGGCCCAGGTGGCGAAGTTTAAGTTAGCATATGGGGCAGCGGTCGGCTCTCAGCCGTCCGCCGTCAGCCAGGAACCGAGGAGTAAGGTCGTGCCCTTCAAAGGCAAGGCGAGGAGCAAGAGCGACGCGCCCAAGGTTGTGGCAGCCGCCACCGGGACCGATGCCGCGTACGGCACGTTTGAGGAGTTCTAG
- a CDS encoding Methyl-accepting chemotaxis sensory transducer precursor, which translates to MRLQWFKNRNIKTKLILGFGLAGLALVATPLAAYVMQSSGEIRTARLELTGLAPSKVLLRVVQLTQQHRGLSSNVLGGNTAMEAQRAAKQVEVDKAVETFDAIVKSEIHDSALAGAWSTTVERWRALASSVSSHAIIGKESVAKHTALIADNLKVLDLTLDYFGLSLDPSADSYHLVMGVLVYMPDLTELLGQARARGSLYLATKSLTAEDRVELAAIIDTADRQHEQVVREIDKAMALNPQVKAALAGLVQNGAGLVQKAMDLTRTHVVEAKILSYPSTDYFTVFTQVIDDQFKLLSAATEELDAALQTRIAELRSGQVKMLGIIALAIALAVWMGTVISRSISGPVREVMGATEKAASGDLTVRVSLDSKDELGLMGAALNRMLDSFHDSMREVQQAANHTAAASQQLATGSEQLSSGAQEQASSLEETAASLEQMTSTVKQNADNGRQANQMAVSARDGAEQGGAVVREAVASMEAITQSSKQISAIITTIDEIAFQTNLLALNAAVEAARAGEQGRGFAVVASEVRALAQRSAAASKEIKALITDSVAKVEEGAALVNQSGNTLTEIVASVKKVADLIAEISAASQEQAQGIEQVNKAVTQMDSVTQSNAAQTEQLSSTAQSLAAQAEELSAQVAKFKLAEAAVSGQPSAVSRTTSAKVIPLKGKARGKGEGPQPAVVAATGTDATYGTFEEF; encoded by the coding sequence ATGCGGCTACAGTGGTTTAAAAATCGTAACATTAAAACGAAGTTAATACTTGGCTTCGGCTTAGCGGGTCTGGCACTGGTAGCAACACCATTGGCTGCGTACGTCATGCAGAGCAGCGGGGAAATTCGAACGGCACGTCTGGAGCTGACCGGGCTCGCGCCGTCCAAAGTGCTACTCAGGGTCGTTCAGTTGACGCAACAGCACCGCGGGCTCTCATCCAATGTGCTAGGCGGAAACACGGCGATGGAGGCGCAACGGGCTGCCAAGCAGGTCGAGGTAGACAAAGCGGTCGAGACATTCGACGCAATCGTGAAGTCCGAGATCCATGATTCCGCACTCGCGGGCGCCTGGAGCACAACGGTCGAGCGCTGGAGGGCGTTAGCGAGCAGCGTTTCGTCGCACGCGATCATCGGCAAAGAGAGTGTGGCCAAGCACACGGCGCTGATCGCCGACAACCTGAAGGTACTCGATCTGACATTGGATTATTTTGGTCTGTCGCTCGACCCGAGTGCGGATAGCTATCATCTGGTTATGGGAGTATTAGTCTATATGCCGGACCTCACCGAACTGCTCGGACAGGCGCGAGCGCGCGGTTCGCTCTATCTGGCGACCAAAAGTTTGACCGCTGAGGACCGCGTCGAGCTTGCCGCGATCATCGATACGGCGGACAGACAACACGAACAGGTGGTACGTGAAATCGATAAGGCGATGGCTCTGAACCCTCAGGTGAAGGCCGCGCTGGCCGGCCTCGTACAAAACGGTGCCGGGCTTGTACAAAAGGCAATGGATCTCACCAGGACTCATGTAGTAGAGGCTAAGATCCTCAGCTATCCATCGACCGATTACTTTACGGTGTTTACCCAGGTGATTGACGATCAGTTCAAGCTGCTTTCTGCAGCGACGGAGGAGCTGGATGCGGCTCTCCAGACGCGCATCGCCGAGCTACGGAGCGGACAGGTCAAGATGCTCGGCATCATCGCGTTGGCGATTGCGTTGGCGGTGTGGATGGGGACGGTGATTAGCCGTTCAATCAGCGGCCCGGTGCGCGAGGTGATGGGTGCGACAGAAAAGGCAGCGAGTGGCGACTTGACCGTTCGTGTCAGCCTCGACAGCAAGGACGAGCTCGGCCTGATGGGCGCGGCCTTGAACCGGATGTTGGATAGCTTCCACGACAGCATGCGGGAGGTGCAGCAGGCCGCCAACCATACTGCCGCTGCCTCCCAGCAGCTCGCCACCGGGTCCGAGCAACTGAGCAGCGGCGCCCAGGAGCAGGCATCTTCCCTGGAAGAGACGGCGGCCTCCCTGGAGCAGATGACCTCGACCGTCAAGCAGAACGCCGACAACGGCCGCCAGGCCAATCAGATGGCGGTCAGCGCCCGGGATGGGGCCGAGCAGGGCGGCGCGGTGGTCCGGGAGGCCGTGGCCTCGATGGAGGCGATTACCCAGTCTTCCAAGCAGATCAGTGCGATTATTACTACTATCGACGAGATCGCCTTCCAGACCAACCTGCTGGCGCTGAATGCCGCCGTCGAAGCGGCCCGCGCCGGCGAGCAGGGAAGAGGATTTGCCGTCGTGGCCAGCGAGGTTCGGGCGCTCGCGCAACGCTCGGCGGCGGCCTCCAAGGAGATCAAAGCCCTGATCACCGACTCGGTGGCCAAGGTGGAGGAGGGAGCCGCGCTGGTGAATCAGTCCGGCAACACCCTAACCGAGATCGTGGCCTCCGTTAAGAAGGTCGCCGACCTGATCGCCGAGATCTCGGCTGCCTCGCAGGAGCAGGCGCAGGGGATCGAGCAGGTCAACAAGGCCGTCACCCAGATGGATTCGGTCACTCAGAGCAACGCCGCCCAGACCGAGCAACTCAGCTCAACCGCGCAGTCGCTGGCGGCGCAGGCGGAGGAACTATCGGCCCAGGTGGCCAAATTCAAGCTGGCAGAGGCAGCCGTCAGCGGTCAGCCGTCAGCGGTCAGCCGTACAACCTCCGCCAAGGTCATTCCACTGAAAGGCAAGGCCAGGGGCAAGGGTGAAGGGCCCCAGCCAGCGGTCGTGGCGGCCACCGGAACCGATGCGACGTACGGCACGTTTGAGGAGTTTTAG
- a CDS encoding protein of unknown function (Evidence 5 : No homology to any previously reported sequences): protein MHMCGDDHDLRASSVVRPHPAILVQPPFNPYDLSHPQAGAAVSEVAECGDLERRGLNIAGGFVMTGRQIEMSDGAPVAGFPPYGICRKVARDRNAVIISSHSASFPHRSQPLGV, encoded by the coding sequence ATGCATATGTGTGGCGACGATCACGACCTTCGAGCGTCGTCGGTCGTCCGGCCCCATCCAGCGATCCTCGTGCAGCCGCCCTTCAACCCGTACGACCTGTCCCACCCGCAGGCCGGCGCAGCGGTCAGCGAGGTCGCCGAATGCGGTGATCTGGAACGACGAGGTCTCAATATCGCCGGTGGGTTTGTGATGACGGGTCGTCAGATAGAAATGAGTGACGGAGCGCCCGTTGCGGGTTTTCCGCCATACGGAATCTGCCGTAAGGTAGCCCGCGACCGCAACGCGGTTATAATCAGTTCGCATAGCGCCTCCTTTCCCCATCGTTCTCAGCCGTTAGGGGTTTAG
- a CDS encoding protein of unknown function (Evidence 5 : No homology to any previously reported sequences), translated as MRTDYNRVAVAGYLTADSVWRKTRNGRSVTHFYLTTRHHKPTGDIETSSFQITAFGDLADRCAGLRVGQVVRVEGRLHEDRWMGPDDRRRSKVVIVATHMHLVRESTEANRGEGAIMSQQRPEDHPNVVACAAA; from the coding sequence ATGCGAACTGATTATAACCGCGTTGCGGTCGCGGGCTACCTTACGGCAGATTCCGTATGGCGGAAAACCCGCAACGGGCGCTCCGTCACTCATTTCTATCTGACGACCCGTCATCACAAACCCACCGGCGATATTGAGACCTCGTCGTTCCAGATCACCGCATTCGGCGACCTCGCTGACCGCTGCGCCGGCCTGCGGGTGGGACAGGTCGTACGGGTTGAAGGGCGGCTGCACGAGGATCGCTGGATGGGGCCGGACGACCGACGACGCTCGAAGGTCGTGATCGTCGCCACACATATGCATCTGGTGCGCGAGTCCACGGAAGCGAACCGCGGGGAGGGCGCTATCATGTCACAGCAAAGACCGGAGGATCATCCGAATGTCGTCGCATGCGCCGCGGCGTGA